CGCCGTACTGCTCGGTGTAGAGCGGTTCGCTGGGGAGGAGGGTCTGGTCGCAGTCGCCCGAGAGCGACGCCCCGGCGCGGAAGAGCCCGAGATTCTGGAGGCTCACGAGCAGCACGCCCCTGCCGCCTGTCGAATAGCCCAGGAGAAAATTTTTCCCGCCGGGCTTCAGGATGCCTCGTTCCTGGAGCGCCGGGATGAGCGCGTCGCGCACCCATGCGCCGCCGGGAACGGGCGCCCATTTCAGCACGGTCTCGGGGAAGTAGCGCGACTCATAGTTGGTCTTGCCCATTTCCGGGAATACGAGCCGGAAACCGCGTTCCCGGGCGAGCGCGAGTATCCGCGTTTCGTGCTGCCATCGCGCGCGCGGGTGGTTCCACCCCGGCAGAACGAGCACGTCCCCCAAAAGCGCGCCTGCATGTTCGGGCGTGTACACGTCCACGGAAACGCCCGTGCCCGAGTCCACCGCTACCGTGAACGAGATCATGGCGCCTGTCTCCGGCGGGGCGCATCGGACCGCGCCGCAGGGCAGCGCGGGGAGCAGGATGCACAGCATGAATATTTGACGCGCCAGGCGCGGGCGTGGATACATCGTTGATTTCCTCCTGTCGATTCCCGGTGTGATGGCATGGCATTCGGCATGGCATTATTTTCAGAAGAGGCGCGGGGGGCCGATACGCGTTATCGGCCCCCCATGAATCCCTGCAAAATGATACAAGCGGCATTGTGGAATTCAATCGTTTTATGCAGTACGATGCGTAAGATCGTGAGAACGATCAAGGGCATGCCGGTTTCAGCCGCCGACAAAAACGCGTTGGGAGGGGGCGCCCGCCGTCGCTAAAACGCGCTCAGGATCCAGCCCCCGCCCAGCACGTCGCCCTCCGCCGAATAAAATACCGCGGCCTGCCCGGGCGAGATGCCCGTATGCGGTTCGATGAACACTGCCCTTATTCCCTCGGGCGTCTCCGTAAGGCGTGCGGGAAAGGGCTTCTGGGTGGAGCGCGTCTTGACGAAGGCATCGATTCCGTCCAGGGATTCTAGCTTCATATGCGAGACGTCCCCGGCGACCAGGCCGATCCGGTTCAGTTCCTCCCGGGGACCCGCGATGACGATGTTGCGCGCGCTGTCGATGCCGGTCACGTAGAGGGGCTCGGGTGAGGATATTCCCAGCCCGCGCCGCTGCCCGATCGTATAGCGATGGATGCCGCGGTGAGTTCCGATTTTCTTTCCGGCGGAATCGACGATGTCGCCGGGAGGGGGGACGATTCCGGTGCGCCGTTCTATGTAGCGCGGGTAATCGTTGTCCAGCACGAAGCATATCTCCTGGCTCTCCGGCTTGTCGGCGACGCAGAGATTGTGTCGGAGCGCGATCGCGCGGATGTCGGCCTTGCGAAGCTCCCCCAGGGGGAACAGCACGTCCTTGAGTATTTCCTGGGACAGTGAAAACAGGAAGTAGGACTGGTCCTTTGCAGGGTCCGCGCCGGCCGAGACGAAGGCGCGGCCTTCCGGGCTCATCCCGGTGCGCGCGTAATGGCCGGTCGCGAGCTTCTCGCAGCCTATTGAGCGCGCAAACTCCAGGAGGCTCTTGAACTTGATGCGCGCGTTGCAGTGGATGCAGGGGCTCGGGGTCCGGCCGCGAAGGTACTCGGTGCAGAAGGGATCGATCACCTCGCGCGAGAAATCCTCCTCGACGTCGAGCACCGTGTGGGGGAAGCCCAGGCGGTGCGCGACCTCCTTCGCGTCCCGGATGCTTTCCGGCGAACAGCACACGTCGAAGCGGGGCTCGCACCCGTCCATGTCGGCGCAGAGCAATATCTTGGCGGTGATGCCGTAGACATCGTGACCCGCTTCCCTGAGCAATGCCGCCGCTGCCGAGGAATCCACGCCGCCGCTCATGGCAACCGCGATACGCATATCCTGGTTAATCCCCCCTGTACTGCCTGTAGGAATTATCGCACGCCGGATTTAGGCAATCAAAATTAATGACGGGGCTTTATATTGTTGCCAAAATTCTGCATTCTTGTTATCAATCGAAAGACCGGTAACGCGCCATGGAACAACGGGTCGAAACGCTGCGCTCGGAAAGGCTCCGGCTGGAAATGATGACCGTGGACGACGCGCTCGTGAAGGGGGATTTTTTAACGTGATCGAAACCAGGGAAGTGACGGACGAACAGCTCGCGGCGCAGATAAAGGAGCTCGCGCGCGAAAAAAACGCGATCATACTCGCGCACAATTACCAGCGCGACGAGGTGCAGGCGATCGCCCATCACACCGGCGATTCGCTGGAGCTCGCGCGGATCGCCGCCTCCAACAACGCAAATATCATCGTCTTCTGCGGGGTGCACTTCATGGCGGAATCGGCGTCAATGCTCGCGCCCATGAAGAAGGTGCTCCTCCCCGACCCGGACGCCGGCTGCCCCATGGCGGACATGGCCGAACCGGCCGACCTCGCGGCGATGCGCGCGGAGCGCCCGGACGCGACGGTCGTCACCTACATCAATTCGAGCGCCGCGGTGAAGGCCCTGTCGGACGTGTGCTGCACCTCGGCGAACGCGCAGCTGATCGTGGACCGCGTCGAGGGGGATAAAATCATCTTCGTGCCGGACAAGAACCTGGGGAGCTGGGTGCAGCGCTTCACGAAAAAGGAGATCATCCCGTGGAAGGGCTTCTGTCCCACGCACGAGAAATTTTCGGCCGAAGACCTCGCCGCGGTGAAACGGGAGCATCCCGGGGCTCTCGTGATGGTGCATCCCGAGTGCAGGCCGGAGGTGGCGGATATGGCCGACCAGGTGCTTTCCACCGGCGGCATGGTGAAATTCGTACAGACGGTGCACGGGAAAAAGATAATCGTGGGGACCGAGACAGGAATGCTCTATAAGCTCAAATCCGTCGCGCCCGACAACGAGTACATCCTGGCGGGGAAATCGTTTATCTGCCCCAATATGAAAAAGATCACGCTTCCCAAGATTTTACGCGCCCTGGAGACCGAGACGCCGGTAATCACCGTGCCGGC
This genomic stretch from Spirochaetota bacterium harbors:
- a CDS encoding alpha/beta hydrolase, which produces MYPRPRLARQIFMLCILLPALPCGAVRCAPPETGAMISFTVAVDSGTGVSVDVYTPEHAGALLGDVLVLPGWNHPRARWQHETRILALARERGFRLVFPEMGKTNYESRYFPETVLKWAPVPGGAWVRDALIPALQERGILKPGGKNFLLGYSTGGRGVLLVSLQNLGLFRAGASLSGDCDQTLLPSEPLYTEQYGAFAQNGARWKAVDNPLTSIAEWRMPLYLGHGKKDAVCPYAQTEIFYNALRAHYPLLRTVLHLDAGAAHDFAYWDSELPAVFDFFRDTE
- the mnmA gene encoding tRNA 2-thiouridine(34) synthase MnmA — protein: MRIAVAMSGGVDSSAAAALLREAGHDVYGITAKILLCADMDGCEPRFDVCCSPESIRDAKEVAHRLGFPHTVLDVEEDFSREVIDPFCTEYLRGRTPSPCIHCNARIKFKSLLEFARSIGCEKLATGHYARTGMSPEGRAFVSAGADPAKDQSYFLFSLSQEILKDVLFPLGELRKADIRAIALRHNLCVADKPESQEICFVLDNDYPRYIERRTGIVPPPGDIVDSAGKKIGTHRGIHRYTIGQRRGLGISSPEPLYVTGIDSARNIVIAGPREELNRIGLVAGDVSHMKLESLDGIDAFVKTRSTQKPFPARLTETPEGIRAVFIEPHTGISPGQAAVFYSAEGDVLGGGWILSAF
- the nadA gene encoding quinolinate synthase NadA, with amino-acid sequence MTDEQLAAQIKELAREKNAIILAHNYQRDEVQAIAHHTGDSLELARIAASNNANIIVFCGVHFMAESASMLAPMKKVLLPDPDAGCPMADMAEPADLAAMRAERPDATVVTYINSSAAVKALSDVCCTSANAQLIVDRVEGDKIIFVPDKNLGSWVQRFTKKEIIPWKGFCPTHEKFSAEDLAAVKREHPGALVMVHPECRPEVADMADQVLSTGGMVKFVQTVHGKKIIVGTETGMLYKLKSVAPDNEYILAGKSFICPNMKKITLPKILRALETETPVITVPAYIAEKAVRCLERMLELSR